One part of the Raphanus sativus cultivar WK10039 chromosome 7, ASM80110v3, whole genome shotgun sequence genome encodes these proteins:
- the LOC108816245 gene encoding alpha carbonic anhydrase 3: MKDIIKEGKINLLTIHNKFEKKKRKHKMSNIIILFVTFIALSSSSRAADVTETAFHYKKGELADPSKWSMIKKEWEICGTGKRQSPIDLSPEIARLVHNSTKLIQTYYKPVEATLKNRGHDIMVSWDDDAGKIVINNTDYQLVQSHWHAPSEHLLNGERFAMELHMVHKSEEGHLAVIGVLFRKGEPNAFISRIMEKINSIANIQDGEATIGRLHPKDFGWDLTKFYEYSGSLTTPPCTEDVIWTIINKVGTVSHEQIKVLVDARRGGYEDNARPAQPLNDRVVYLNEQHTRSTPSSQGQIDIN, translated from the exons ATGAAAGATATTATAAAGGAAGGAAAAATTAATCTTCTTACAATACATAATAagtttgagaagaagaagagaaaacataAGATGAGCAACATTATCATCCTATTTGTGACATTTATtgctctttcttcttcatctcgaGCAGCAG ATGTGACAGAGACTGCGTTCCATTACAAAAAAGGAGAACTAGCCGATCCATCGAAATGGAGCATGATCAAGAAAGAATGGGAAATTTGTGGGACTGGGAAGAGGCAATCACCAATAGATCTTTCTCCAGAAATAGCTCGCCTAGTTCACAATTCTACAAAGCTTATTCAGACATATTACAAACCAGTAGAAGCTACTCTTAAGAACCGTGGACACGACATCATG GTGTCATGGGATGACGACGCAGGGAAGATTGTGATAAATAATACTGACTATCAATTGGTTCAAAGCCATTGGCACGCACCTTCAGAGCATTTACTCAATGGAGAAAG GTTTGCCATGGAACTTCACATGGTTCATAAAAGTGAAGAAGGACACTTAGCAGTTATAGGAGTTCTCTTCCGAAAAGGAGAGCCGAATGCTTTCATTTCAAGg ATAATGGAAAAGATCAATTCGATCGCAAACATCCAAGATGGAGAGGCCACCATAGGAAGGCTACATCCAAAAGACTTCGGATGGGATCTTACAAAATTCTACGAATATAGTGGATCTCTCACTACTCCTCCTTGCACGGAAGATGTCATCTGGACCATCATCAACAAG GTGGGGACTGTTTCACATGAGCAAATTAAAGTATTAGTCGATGCTCGCCGCGGT GGTTACGAGGATAACGCAAGACCCGCTCAACCGCTGAATGACCGTGTGGTTTATCTAAACGAACAGCATACCAGATCAACTCCAAGCTCCCAAGGACaaattgatataaattaa
- the LOC108814381 gene encoding synaptotagmin-3, with the protein MGFFGSVLGILGFAIGIPIGLVVGFFVFVYSQPSHEEYPAARPLVETSITLLLDLLPDIPLWMKNPDYERVDWFNRFLSYMWPYLDKAICEIIRSSAQPIFADYIGSFCIESIEFETLSLGSLPPTVHGIKFYETNEKELLFEPSIKWAGNPNIVLVIKLLSLPIKVQLVDLQIFSIMRVALKPLLPTFPCFGTVVVSLMEKPHVDFGLKVLGGDLMSIPGLYRYVQETIKRQVSSMYHWPQVLEIPILDASTASVKKPVGLLHVNIIRARNLLKKDLLGTSDPYVKLSLTGEKLPAKKTTIKKRNLNPEWNEHFKLIVKDPTSQVLQLEVFDWDKVGGHDRLGMQMIPLKKINPGEKKAFNLDLIKNSSIVMDVPEKKQRGRLELDLRYVPFRDESVKYRNEDEQQQSRDEKSSEGDDDVFLSNAGLLSVAIQSAKDVEGKKKYTNPYALVLFRGEKKRTKMLRKTRDPRWNEEFQFTLEEPPLKESIRVEVMGKGTGFHFRSKEELGHVDINLDDVVVNGRINQKYHLINSRNGVIHIEIRWTTS; encoded by the exons ATGGGGTTTTTCGGGAGTGTGCTGGGGATCCTCGGTTTCGCAATCGGAATCCCCATCGGACTCGTCGTTGGTTTCTTCGTCTTCGTCTATTCTCAGCCTTCACACGAAGAG TATCCAGCAGCGAGGCCACTAGTAGAGACAAGCATCACTCTCCTTCTTGATCTTCTCCCTGATATCCCTTTATGGATGAAGAATCCTGACTATGAACGA GTGGACTGGTTTAACAGGTTTCTCTCTTACATGTGGCCCTACCTCGATAAG GCTATTTGCGAGATTATCCGGAGCTCTGCACAACCCATTTTTGCTGATTACATTGGGTCTTTCTGTATAGAATCAATAGAGTTCGAGACACTGAGCCTTGGATCGCTTCCGCCCACAGTTCATG GTATTAAGTTCTATGAGACCAACGAGAAGGAGCTTCTGTTTGAACCATCGATCAAGTGGGCAGGCAATCCCAATATTGTTTTGGTGATAAAGCTCTTGTCTTTACCAATCAAAGTTCAG CTTGTGGATCTCCAGATTTTCTCTATAATGCGAGTAGCTCTGAAGCCTCTTCTCCCTACCTTCCCTTGTTTCGGAACCGTTGTAGTTTCATTGATGGAAAAG CCGCATGTTGATTTTGGGTTAAAAGTGCTTGGTGGGGATCTCATGTCCATACCGGGTCTCTACAGATATGTTCAG GAAACTATTAAAAGGCAAGTTTCAAGCATGTACCATTGGCCACAAGTTCTTGAGATACCCATTCTTGATGCTTCAAC AGCTTCCGTGAAGAAGCCTGTAGGATTACTACACGTGAACATCATCAGAGCTCGCAATCTCCTCAAGAAAGACTTGCTTGGAACATCTGACCCTTATGTCAAGCTTAGCTTGACCGGAGAAAAGCTTCCTGCAAAGAAAACCACCATAAAGAAGAGGAACTTAAACCCGGAGTGGAACGAACACTTCAAGCTCATCGTCAAGGACCCAACATCACAAGTCCTTCAGCTAGAAGTCTTTGACTGGGACAAGGTTGGCGGGCATGATAGATTGGGAATGCAGATGATCCCCTTGAAGAAAATCAACCCTGGGGAGAAGAAGGCGTTTAACCTGGATCTGATCAAGAATTCAAGTATTGTTATGGACGTAccagagaagaaacagagaggaAGACTAGAGTTAGACCTCAGGTATGTGCCATTCAGAGATGAAAGCGTCAAGTATAGAAACGAGGATGAGCAGCAGCAGAGCAGAGATGAGAAATCATCAGAGGGCGATGATGATGTTTTTCTCAGCAATGCCGGTCTACTCTCGGTTGCAATCCAATCGGCCAAAGATGTCGAGGGaaagaagaaatatacaaaTCCTTACGCTCTTGTTCTCTTCAgaggagaaaagaagagaacaaag ATGTTGAGGAAGACAAGAGACCCGAGATGGAACGAGGAGTTTCAGTTCACACTAGAAGAGCCACCGTTGAAAGAGAGTATACGCGTTGAGGTCATGGGTAAAGGAACCGGTTTTCACTTTCGTTCCAag GAGGAACTGGGACATGTAGACATAAACCTGGACGATGTAGTTGTCAATGGAAGGATTAACCAGAAATATCATCTTATCAATTCCAGAAATGGTGTTATTCACATTGAGATCCGTTGGACCACTAgttaa
- the LOC108818434 gene encoding probable calcium-binding protein CML50, producing MSGYPPTSQGYGYSYGAGNNPPTSQGYGYGGGGNNPPHGSSSSSPYAVPYGGASKPQSSSYGAPPPSAPPYAPPSPGDFNPPKEKPVGGYGPPPPSAPSSDYGGYGGAPPRPSQGGYGATPPQGVSGYGAPPRPYGGYGAAPPPSVIPEYGGYGAPPRPATSSGHGGYGGYPPQGSYGSPFASLIPSGFAPGTDPNIVACFQAADQDGSGFIDDKELQGALSSYQQRFSMRTVHLLMYLFTNTNAMKIGPKEFTALFYSLQNWRSIFERSDKDRSGRIDVSELRDALLSLGFSVSPVVLDLLVSKFDKSGGKNRAIEYDNFIECCLTVKGLTEKFKEKDTGYSGSATFTYESFMLTVLPFLIA from the exons ATGTCAGGTTACCCTCCGACGAGCCAAGGCTACGGTTACAGCTACGGCGCTGGAAACAATCCTCCGACGAGCCAAGGTTACGGCTACGGCGGCGGCGGAAACAATCCTCCGCacggatcatcatcatcatctccttaCGCTGTTCCCTACGGCGGCGCATCGAAGCCCCAATCTTCTTCCTACGGCGCACCGCCTCCTTCCGCACCACCGTACGCGCCTCCTTCTCCGGGGGACTTCAACCCGCCAAAGGAGAAGCCTGTCGGAGGCTACGGACCTCCGCCGCCGTCCGCGCCTTCTTCGGATTACGGCGGTTACGGCGGTGCTCCTCCCCGTCCGTCGCAGGGAGGTTACGGAGCTACTCCGCCGCAAGGGGTTTCCGGTTACGGTGCCCCGCCGCGTCCGTACGGTGGATACGGAGCTGCTCCGCCGCCGTCGGTGATTCCTGAGTACGGTGGTTACGGTGCTCCGCCTCGTCCGGCGACGTCGTCAGGACACGGCGGATACGGAGGCTATCCTCCTCAGGGATCGTACGGAAGTCCGTTCGCTTCTCTGATCCCGTCAGGTTTTGCTCCGGGGACGGATCCGAACATAGTGGCTTGCTTCCAGGCGGCTGATCAGGACGGCAGTGGGTTCATCGATGACAAGGAGCTTCAGGGTGCTCTCTCTTCTTATCAGCAGAGATTCAGCATGAGAACTGTTCATCTTCTTATGTATCTATTCACCAACACCAATGCCATGAAAATAG GACCTAAGGAGTTTACTGCACTTTTCTACAGTCTTCAGAACTGGAGG TCCATCTTTGAGAGGTCTGATAAGGACAGGAGCGGGAGAATAGATGTGAGTGAGCTGAGAGATGCGCTTCTGAGCCTCGGGTTTTCAGTTTCTCCTGTGGTTTTGgatcttcttgtttccaaatTCGACAAAAGCGGTGGCAAGAACAGAGCCATCGAATATGACAATTTCATCGA GTGCTGCCTCACTGTTAAG GGACTAACAGAGAAGTTCAAGGAGAAGGACACAGGATACTCAGGCTCAGCTACTTTCACTTACGAATCCTTCATGCTCACTGTCCTCCCCTTCCTCATCGCTTAA
- the LOC108814383 gene encoding metacaspase-9 codes for MEQQGVVKRRLAVLVGCNYPDTRNELHGCVNDVLAMKETLLTRFGFKQEDMEVLTDEPESKLKPTGANIKAALSRMVEKARNGTGDVLFFHYSGHGTRIPSVKPAHPFRQDEAIVPCDFNLITDVDFRELVNQLPKGTSFTMISDSCHSGGLIDKEKEQIGPFSSGNKSLEMETTTTTTLRTLPFKEVLDHLSSLTGILTSDIGTHLLELFGVDAGLKFRLPTIDLMDLLEKLTLRERHVDSGILLSGCQADETSADVGGEGGKAYGAFSNAIQTVLKENGGGALKNKELVLMAREVLEKLGFQQHPCLYCSDQNAESTFLSQP; via the coding sequence ATGGAGCAACAAGGAGTTGTCAAGAGAAGACTAGCCGTTCTGGTCGGCTGCAACTACCCCGACACAAGGAACGAGCTACACGGCTGCGTCAACGATGTTTTAGCCATGAAAGAAACTCTTTTAACCCGTTTCGGAttcaaacaagaagacatggaggTGCTAACGGACGAGCCAGAGTCAAAGTTAAAGCCCACTGGAGCCAACATCAAGGCTGCTTTAAGTAGGATGGTGGAGAAAGCTCGAAATGGAACTGGAGACGTCTTGTTCTTTCACTATAGTGGCCACGGAACTCGGATTCCTTCGGTTAAACCTGCTCATCCTTTCAGACAAGACGAAGCTATTGTTCCTTGTGATTTCAACCTCATCACAGATGTTGATTTCAGAGAATTGGTTAATCAACTTCCTAAGGGAACGAGCTTTACCATGATCTCGGATTCTTGTCACAGTGGTGGTCTCATTGACAAGGAGAAAGAACAAATAGGACCGTTCTCCTCTGGCAATAAATCTCTAGAAAtggagacaacaacaacaacaacattgcGTACCTTGCCCTTCAAGGAAGTGCTAGACCACTTGAGTTCTCTCACCGGAATCTTAACTTCCGACATCGGCACACACCTACTCGAGCTCTTTGGTGTCGACGCTGGTCTAAAGTTCCGGCTACCGACAATAGATCTGATGGATCTTTTGGAGAAGTTGACATTGCGTGAAAGACACGTCGACTCAGGGATATTGTTGAGCGGGTGTCAGGCGGATGAAACGTCTGCTGACGTAGGTGGTGAAGGCGGGAAGGCGTATGGAGCGTTTAGCAACGCGATTCAGACGGTGCTGAAGGAAAACGGAGGTGGTGCCTTGAAGAACAAGGAACTAGTGTTGATGGCTAGGGAAGTGCTTGAGAAACTAGGGTTTCAGCAACACCCTTGTCTCTACTGCAGCGATCAGAACGCTGAATCAACGTTCCTGTCTCAACCTTGA
- the LOC108814228 gene encoding UDP-URONIC ACID TRANSPORTER 1 — MSSSKKQTLFISTLIISWYSSNIGVLLLNKFLLSNYGFKFPIFLTMCHMSACAILSYVSIVFLKLVPLQHLKSRSQFLKVSTLSVVFCASVVGGNISLRYLPVSFNQAVGATTPFFTALFAYLMTLKREAWVTYGALVPVVAGVVIASGGEPGFHWFGFIMCISATAARAFKSVLQGILLSSEGEKLNSMNLMLYMSPIAVVALLPVTLVMEPDVISLTLTLAKQHQYMWILLLVNSVMAYSANLLNFLVTKHTSALTLQVLGNAKGAVAVVISILIFQNPVTVMGIGGYSITVLGVVAYGETKRRFR; from the exons ATGTCGTCCTCGAAGAAGCAAACCCTCTTCATCTCAACCCTCATCATCTCCTGGTACTCCTCCAACATCGGCGTCCTCCTCCTCAACAAGTTCCTCCTCTCCAATTACGGATTCAAGTTCCCAATCTTCCTCACCATGTGCCACATGTCCGCCTGCGCCATCCTCAGCTACGTCTCCATCGTCTTCCTCAAGCTCGTCCCCCTCCAGCACCTCAAATCCCGCTCCCAGTTCCTCAAGGTCTCCACTCTCAGCGTCGTCTTCTGCGCCTCCGTCGTCGGCGGCAACATCTCCCTCCGTTACCTCCCCGTCTCTTTCAACCAGGCCGTCGGTGCCACCACCCCGTTTTTCACCGCCCTCTTCGCCTATCTCATGACCCTCAAGAGAGAGGCTTGGGTTACCTATGGTGCTCTCGTCCCCGTCGTTGCGGGCGTCGTCATCGCCAGTGGG ggTGAGCCAGGGTTTCACTGGTTTGGTTTCATCATGTGCATTAGTGCCACGGCGGCAAGAGCCTTTAAATCTGTTCTTCAAGGCATCTTACTATCTTCAGAAGG ggAAAAATTGAACTCGATGAATTTGATGTTGTATATGTCTCCTATAGCTGTGGTTGCTCTTCTTCCGGTGACCCTAGTTATGGAACCAGACGTGATCAGCCTGACGTTGACGCTTGCAAAGCAACATCAGTACATGTGGATACTTCTTCTGGTTAACTCTGTAATGGCTTATTCAGCCAACCTGTTGAATTTTCTGGTTACAAAACACACAAGCGCCCTCACTCTCCAG GTTCTTGGGAATGCTAAAGGAGCAGTTGCGGTGGTGATATCGATCTTGATCTTTCAAAACCCGGTTACGGTTATGGGAATTGGCGGGTACTCCATAACGGTGCTTGGGGTGGTTGCTTACGGAGAGACAAAACGCAGATTCAGATGA
- the LOC108817261 gene encoding protein PHYTOCHROME KINASE SUBSTRATE 4 codes for MAETTLTVVATKRDALDPYIKIIQSRSLDIDVSFSSYLKPDNNEQKEQEDTEISIFEARGYFNESGSNDRSSKTTNLSGPRFSSASSAKVSSFTVGHTASSEASWNSQTGLLRDNNRQKSDHDGRGSGKKGPRWFFRRRTCPCSSSKSVQVQETKPRIAEFKTGSDRTITNRIVHHNHQTISSSDPVILNIPSNTVTRSIDYAANREPRAHISNFSFPTLNPIKPALNRIDPVLHPIKPVLNPTSPKGVTTTDEEAASDASSDLFEIESFSTQHVARPWALPAADSVRSSIDETATEYGYEPSEASVTWSVTTAEPVSRVACNFSRINLSQPQLAFGGCDKEKAVMVSVGQRFVQPLKSVGVQDDVMQKVLCNNGSSKLSVTRLKMLDNKSSFLV; via the coding sequence ATGGCTGAAACTACCTTAACTGTCGTAGCGACCAAACGCGATGCTCTAGATCCTTACATCAAGATCATTCAAAGTCGTTCACTCGACATCGATGTCTCCTTCTCCTCATACCTCAAGCCAGACAACAACGAACAAAAGGAGCAAGAAGATACTGAGATAAGCATATTCGAAGCTCGAGGATACTTTAACGAAAGCGGAAGCAACGATAGATCCTCCAAAACGACGAATCTTAGTGGTCCAAGATTCTCTTCGGCTTCATCTGCAAAAGTGTCTTCTTTTACCGTGGGACATACGGCATCCTCTGAAGCTAGCTGGAACAGCCAAACCGGTTTGCTCCGTGACAACAACCGACAAAAATCGGACCATGACGGACGTGGAAGCGGCAAGAAAGGCCCCAGATGGTTTTTCAGACGCAGGACTTGTCCTTGTTCTAGCTCCAAGTCGGTCCAGGTCCAAGAAACCAAACCAAGAATTGCGGAGTTTAAAACCGGTTCTGACCGGACCATAACAAACCGAATCGTTCATCATAATCATCAGACGATATCGTCCTCTGATCCGGTTATATTAAATATCCCTTCAAACACTGTGACTCGGTCCATAGATTACGCGGCAAACCGAGAACCTAGAGCTCACATTAGTAACTTTAGCTTCCCGACTCTAAACCCGATCAAACCGGCTTTGAATCGAATCGATCCGGTTCTGCATCCGATTAAACCGGTTTTGAATCCGACGAGTCCCAAGGGAGTTACTACTACAGACGAAGAAGCCGCGAGCGACGCTAGCTCCGACCTCTTCGAGATCGAGAGCTTCTCTACTCAACACGTAGCTCGTCCGTGGGCTCTACCAGCAGCTGATAGCGTGAGGAGCTCGATAGACGAGACCGCGACCGAGTACGGTTACGAGCCTAGCGAAGCAAGTGTCACTTGGAGCGTTACGACCGCAGAACCTGTCTCGAGAGTGGCGTGTAACTTCTCAAGAATCAACCTGTCGCAGCCGCAGTTAGCGTTTGGCGGTTGCGATAAGGAGAAAGCGGTTATGGTTAGTGTCGGTCAGCGTTTCGTTCAGCCGCTAAAGAGCGTTGGCGTTCAGGATGATGTCATGCAAAAGGTGTTGTGCAACAATGGCAGTTCTAAACTAAGCGTAACAAGACTAAAAATGTTGGATAATAAATCGTCGTTTCTGGTTTAG
- the LOC108817828 gene encoding lysine-specific demethylase ELF6, with the protein MGINVEIPNWLKAMPLAPVFRPTDTEFADPIAYISKIEKEASAFGICKIVPPIPKPSKKYVFCNLNKSLLRCPELASGVDVSKLLRQEDRAVFTTRQQELGQARKKSKGGGGGGEGGGGVKQVWQSGGVYTLEQFESKSKAFYKSQLGTVKEVSPVVVEALFWKAASEKPIYIEYANDVPGSAFGEPEGHFRHFRQRKRRGRGFYQRKAEDSQEPSCKNGEETLPEVAKSSLASPSLLSQDQSKKKNVDVIDEMEGTAGWKLSNSSWNLQMIARSPGSVTRFMPDDIPGVTSPMVYIGMLFSWFAWHVEDHELHSMNYLHTGSPKTWYAVPGDYALDFEEVIRKNSYGRNLDQLAALTQLGEKTTLVSPEMIVSSDIPCCRLVQNPGEFVVTFPRSYHVGFSHGFNCGEAANFGTPQWLNVAKEAAVRRAAMNYLPMLSHQQLLYLLTMSFVSRVPRSLLPGGRSSRLRDRQREEREFLVKKAFVEDILNENKNLSVLLGEPGSRLVMWDPDLLPRHSALALSAAGVDATTSAVSCPAEAKNEVENGHSGTQNEEKTTLLEELSLFMEKLKDVYYDDDDGQLNDFQIDSGTLPCVACGVLGFPFMSVVQPSENALKDLSEIQEEIDAQEITAQSSEKTNNSEWNTSSGYIRPRIFCLEHTIELQRLLQSRGGLKFLVICHKDFQKFKAHAAIVAEEVKVPFRYDDVLLESASKEELSLIDLAIEGEENNEHGADWTSKLGINLRYCVKVRKNSANNKIQHALSLGGLFSDTSHMLDMSTIKWLQRKSRSKAKPCSTSCFTPREHLEVKADRKLGEKEEDESQAGRKEEKIIQYSRKKKLNPNANRSDHGRAVYSEMNIGIGDSADLTSVTREHQGHSMTSDNNNGSNSDSHVVDLVASPTMLASTVDNHNGTPMKMCGGVDEAAEMSGQEFKELRSTNANIEEEEQSQVVQPTNREAVSENIMHTEQEEEQAHSSAQLGLEVPETSIANEKIVVDMVRDDEPLASNGDEASSSGFQAADNQNSVKSVVGSSGNTEVIEAKKKRKLELDSPESSIGFIKSPCEGLRSRGKRKVTCEASFDLNEANDEEKKKHTAKRLKKTPTTRSGTHGQEEASTATHHNRCYLEGCKMTFKSKTDLAAHKRNRCTHEGCGKKFRAHKYLVLHQRVHNDERPFVCPWKGCTMNFKWQWARTEHLRLHTGERPYKCKVDGCGLSFRFVSDYSRHRRKTGHYVT; encoded by the exons ATGGGTATCAATGTCGAAATCCCCAATTGGCTAAAGGCCATGCCTTTGGCACCCGTCTTCAGACCCACAGACACCGAGTTCGCAGATCCCATTGCCTACATCTCGAAGATCGAGAAAGAAGCCAGTGCCTTTGGGATCTGCAAGATCGTTCCTCCCATACCCAAGCCATCGAAAAAGTACGTTTTTTGCAACTTGAACAAGTCGCTTCTGAGGTGTCCTGAGCTGGCTTCTGGCGTGGACGTCTCGAAGCTTCTTCGTCAAGAGGATAGAGCTGTGTTCACCACTAGGCAGCAGGAGTTAGGACAGGCTAGGAAAAAGAgcaaaggaggaggaggaggaggagagggcGGGGGTGGTGTTAAGCAGGTTTGGCAGAGTGGTGGCGTGTATACGTTGGAGCAGTTTGAGTCCAAGTCCAAGGCTTTTTATAAAAGTCAGTTAGGGACGGTTAAAGAAGTGTCGCCGGTTGTGGTTGAGGCGTTGTTCTGGAAAGCGGCTTCGGAGAAGCCTATATATATAGAGTATGCGAATGATGTGCCTGGCTCGGCCTTTGGTGAGCCGGAGGGTCATTTCAGGCATTTCCggcagaggaagaggagaggGAGAGGATTTTATCAGAGGAAGGCAGAGGATAGTCAAGAACCATCCTGTAAGAACGGTGAGGAGACATTGCCTGAGGTGGCAAAGTCATCTCTTGCTTCTCCAAGTTTGTTATCTCAAGATCAGTCCAAGAAGAAGAACGTGGATGTTATTGATGAAATGGAAGGTACTGCAGGCTGGAAGCTCTCCAACAGTTCGTGGAACCTTCAGATGATCGCACGTTCACCTGGCTCTGTTACGCGCTTCATGCCGGATGACATACCTGGTGTTACATCTCCCATGGTTTATATCGGTATGTTGTTCAGCTGGTTTGCCTGGCACGTTGAGGACCATGAGCTCCACAGTATGAATTATCTTCACACTGGCTCGCCAAAGACTTGGTACGCTGTCCCTGGCGATTATGCGCTCGACTTTGAAGAGGTTATCCGTAAGAATTCTTATGGCAGAAACCTTGATCAACTGG CTGCTCTCACACAACTAGGCGAAAAGACAACTCTTGTATCACCTGAGATGATAGTTTCATCCGACATTCCCTGCTGTAG GTTGGTACAAAATCCTGGTGAATTTGTGGTTACTTTTCCAAGGTCTTATCATGTAGGATTCAGCCACG GTTTTAACTGTGGCGAAGCCGCTAATTTTGGAACTCCACAGTGGCTCAACGTAGCTAAGGAAGCTGCTGTGCGTAGGGCAGCCATGAATTATCTCCCCATGTTGTCCCATCAGCAGCTTCTATATCTCTTGACCATGTCCTTTGTTTCAAG AGTGCCACGATCGTTGCTACCAGGTGGTCGTAGCTCCCGGCTGAGAGATCGACAGAGAGAAGAAAGGGAGTTCCTTGTGAAAAAAGCTTTTGTAGAAGATATATTGAACGAAAACAAGAATCTGTCTGTTCTACTTGGAGAACCGGGCTCTCGTTTGGTGATGTGGGACCCTGATTTACTTCCACGCCATAGCGCATTGGCTCTTTCAGCTGCCGGGGTTGATGCTACTACTTCTGCTGTTTCATGTCCAGCAGAGGCCAAAAATGAAGTTGAGAACGGTCATTCTGGAACGCAGAATGAAGAGAAGACTACTCTTTTAGAGGAATTAAGTTTGTTCATGGAGAAGCTGAAAGATGTGTACTACGACGACGATGATGGTCAGCTTAATGATTTCCAAATCGATTCTGGAACCTTGCCATGTGTGGCGTGTGGCGTTCTTGGCTTCCCCTTTATGTCTGTGGTACAGCCTTCTGAAAATGCATTAAAAGATCTCTCAGAGATACAAGAAGAGATAG ATGCTCAAGAAATTACAGCACAGTCATCAGAAAAGACTAACAACAGTGAATGGAACACGTCATCCGGATATATAAGACCTCGCATTTTCTGCCTCGAGCACACTATTGAACTTCAGAGACTGCTGCAGTCAAGAGGTGGACTGAAGTTCCTTGTTATTTGCCATAAAG ACTTTCAAAAATTTAAGGCGCATGCGGCTATAGTGGCAGAGGAAGTGAAAGTCCCTTTCAGATATGATGATGTCCTGTTAGAGAGTGCATCTAAAGAAGAGCTGAGTCTGATTGATCTTGCAATTGAAGGTGAAGAAAACAACGAACACGGCGCAGACTGGACCTCAAAACTTGGCATCAACTTACGGTACTGTGTTAAAGTGAGGAAAAATTCCGCTAACAATAAGATTCAGCATGCACTGTCGCTAGGTGGCTTGTTCTCCGACACAAGCCACATGTTAGATATGTCAACTATCAAATGGCTGCAGCGGAAATCACGCTCAAAAGCTAAACCATGCTCTACCTCATGTTTCACACCTCGTGAACATCTTGAAGTAAAAGCAGATAGAAAACTGggggagaaagaagaagatgaatcacAAGCCGGAAGAAAGGAAGAAAAGATCATCCAGTACTCGAGAAAGAAAAAGTTGAATCCCAATGCCAATAGGTCAGATCATGGGAGGGCGGTTTATTCTGAGATGAACATTGGGATTGGTGACTCTGCTGATCTAACTTCCGTAACCAGAGAGCACCAAGGACACTCTATGACCAGTGATAATAACAATGGCTCGAATTCAGATAGTCATGTTGTGGACCTTGTTGCAAGTCCGACCATGCTTGCTTCTACAGTCGATAATCATAATGGTACTCCGATGAAGATGTGTGGTGGTGTTGATGAAGCGGCTGAAATGAGCGGCCAAGAGTTCAAAGAACTTAGATCTACTAACGCTAACATTGAGGAGGAAGAGCAATCACAGGTGGTGCAACCTACCAATAGAGAAGCTGTATCCGAAAATATTATGCACACtgagcaagaagaagagcaagcaCATTCTTCAGCTCAACTGGGTTTAGAAGTTCCTGAAACTAGCATTGCCAATGAGAAGATAGTCGTGGACATGGTCCGTGATGATGAACCTCTGGCAAGCAACGGTGATGAAGCTTCTTCAAGTGGCTTCCAAGCTGCAGATAATCAAAATAGCGTGAAGAGCGTGGTTGGAAGCTCAGGAAACACCGAGGTTATCGAGGCAAAGAAGAAGCGTAAACTAGAATTGGACAGTCCAGAGAGTAGCATTGGTTTCATAAAGAGCCCTTGTGAAGGGTTGAGGTCAAGGGGTAAGAGGAAAGTGACGTGCGAAGCTTCATTCGATCTCAATGAAGCGAAcgatgaagagaagaagaaacacacTGCTAAAAGGCTCAAGAAAACTCCAACTACTCGCTCGGGGACTCATGGCCAAGAAGAAGCCTCCACGGCAACTCACCACAACCGTTGTTACCTGGAGGGATGCAAGATGACTTTCAAGAGCAAAACGGACTTAGCAGCTCACAAGAGAAACCGCTGCACGCACGAAGGGTGCGGGAAGAAGTTCAGGGCTCACAAGTATCTGGTGCTTCACCAACGTGTTCACAACGACGAAAGACCGTTCGTGTGCCCTTGGAAAGGGTGTACCATGAATTTCAAATGGCAATGGGCGAGGACTGAGCATTTGCGTCTGCACACTGGGGAACGACCGTACAAATGCAAGGTGGATGGGTGTGGACTGTCGTTTAGGTTTGTGTCGGATTATAGCCGCCACAGACGGAAGACGGGGCATTATGTGACATAG